A window of the Cicer arietinum cultivar CDC Frontier isolate Library 1 chromosome 6, Cicar.CDCFrontier_v2.0, whole genome shotgun sequence genome harbors these coding sequences:
- the LOC101506940 gene encoding tetraspanin-19 gives MVRVLRSCIQSILKLVNSVIGMAGLAMILYSAWMIRVWQRKMGELPFGHDSDYPPPWFIYAFLGLGVTFCVITCSGHVAAETANGCCLYLYMVFVVLLLMVEAAVSVDVFLNRDWEEDFPKDPSGNFDQFKNFIHTNYEMCKWIGLSLVSVQGFSLLLAMILKALGPHQYYDSDDEYCPDRVPLLKNAPSPYIVDQGYGHGPKNDSWIRVSDKTNR, from the exons ATGGTGAGGGTTTTGAGAAGCTGTATACAATCGATATTGAAGCTGGTGAATTCAGTGATTGGGATGGCTGGGTTGGCCATGATTCTATACTCCGCTTGGATGATTAGGGTTTGGCAGAGGAAGATGGGTGAGCTTCCCTTTGGTCACGATTCTGATTACCCACCACCGTG GTTCATTTATGCGTTTCTTGGCCTTGGAGTTACATTCTGTGTAATCACTTGTTCGGGTCAtgttgctgctgaaactgcTAATGGCTGTTGCCTGTATTTG TATATGGTGTTTGTGGTTTTGCTTCTCATGGTGGAGGCTGCAGTGTCTGTTGATGTATTTCTTAATCGGGACTGGGAGGAG gACTTCCCTAAGGACCCCTCAGGGAATTTTGATCAGTTCAAGAATTTCATCCATACAAACTATGAGATGTGCAAATGGATAGGCCTATCTCTTGTTTCTGTCCAG GGATTCTCTCTATTATTGGCAATGATACTCAAAGCTCTTGGGCCACATCAATATTACGACAGTGATGACGAGTATTGTCCTGACAGGGTGCCACTCTTGAAGAATGCTCCATCTCCATATATTGTTGATCAAGGATATGGGCATGGGCCAAAAAATGATTCATGGATTAGGGTTAGCGACAAG ACAAACAGGTAA
- the LOC101507266 gene encoding expansin-B3 — MQLHLGSNLSLFCFGLALKLALLPVAVGQLQHHSLDLHWYSGTATWYGDPEGDGSTGGACGYGTLVDVKPLRARVGAVGPVLFMKGEGCGACYKVKCLDNSICTRRAVTVIITDECPGCPSDRTHFDLSGAAFGRMAISGENGQLRDRGQIPVIYRRTQCKYPGKKIAFHVNEGSTPFWLSLLVEFEDAEGDIGTMHIRENGSSEWLQMNHVWGANWCIIGGPLKGPFSVKLSSSTGRTLSARDVIPTNWVSKATYTSRLNFYP; from the exons ATGCAGCTCCACCTTGGCTCAAATCTGAGCCTCTTCTGCTTCGGCTTGGCTTTGAAACTCGCGCTGCTGCCGGTGGCGGTTGGACAACTTCAGCATCACTCCCTCGACCTACATTGGTATTCCGGAACCGCCACTTGGTACGGCGACCCCGAAGGAGACGGAAGTACCG GTGGCGCGTGTGGGTATGGTACGTTGGTGGATGTGAAGCCGTTGAGGGCGAGAGTAGGAGCGGTGGGGCCAGTTCTGTTTATGAAAGGTGAAGGATGCGGTGCTTGTTACAAAGTGAAGTGCTTAGACAATAGCATATGTACTAGGCGAGCTGTTACCGTTATAATTACCGACGAGTGCCCCGGCTGCCCCTCTGACCGGACTCATTTTGACCTCAGTGGTGCCGCTTTTGGCCGTATGGCTATCTCCGGCGAGAACGGTCAACTTAGGGACCGCGGTCAAATCCCTGTTATTTACCGAAG AACGCAGTGTAAATACCCGGGGAAGAAAATTGCCTTTCATGTTAACGAAGGTTCGACACCATTTTGGTTATCACTTCTGGTTGAATTTGAAGATGCAGAGGGAGATATTGGTACCATGCATATACGAGAA AATGGTTCAAGTGAGTGGCTGCAGATGAATCATGTGTGGGGTGCAAATTGGTGCATTATTGGAGGACCTTTAAAGGGACCATTCTCTGTTAAACTGAGTTCCTCCACCGGGAGAACCCTTTCTGCTAGAGATGTTATTCCTACCAATTGGGTTTCAAAGGCCACCTACACTTCTCGCCTAAATTTCTACCCTTAG